The window CTGATTCACTTGTCCATTTTTTGCTTCAATATATATGTTATAAGGGCTATCTAAAGCATCTTGAAAGGCTGGTGAAATGGCTAAGCTAACTTCATTAGAAAAGACAACAGTCGATCGTTTAGAAGCTGTTACCTTTCTATTGTCAGTTGGTAATGATATAGTAACTTGCTTAATATTTTCTTCTGCATAAAGGATCGTTTGTAATACACTTTTTACAACATTTATGTTTAAATAATTGGCTTCTTTGTTGGATGACCTTAAGTAGTTCATAAATTCGGGGTTATTATAAACAGATAATGTTAATCCATTTAAATCACTTAAATAATTTTCTAGATTTATCTTTCCTTGATAGAGAAGATTTGTGTTTTCTTGAACGACTAAGTCTTTAAAAGATTCTTTTGTATGATAGTAAGTAATAATGATAGAAGTACCAAACGGAATGATGGTTGCGATAAGAAGTAATACTATTAATCTATTACGAATACTTTTCTTAAACACACTAATCCCCCCATACATTGGCTCTATTAGTTACTGCTGTTGATTGTAGCACAAGTCTCCGCTTTTTGCGGGCGGGCCGGGAGCCTCCTCGGCTTTGCCTGCGGGGTCTCCCGCTACCCGCTTCTCCCGCAGTAGTCTCCGACTTGTGCTACAATCAACAGCCAAATATGTACCATCATTAAAAATTATTCTTTAATACATCCAACATATTAAGTATAAAGGGGAAAGCATGCCTACGTATAGACATGCTTTCATTTAAATTGTTTATTTTAAATTATCCCAGCTGTTTTGGAAGCGTTGTAAAACAGTGTCGTAGTCAATTCTGCCAGCTGCGTATTCTTGTATAGTTGAAGCAAACTCTTTGTTTGCTCCATCTGGCCACATAAACCAAGTCCAAGGTACTGTTTTATCTTCTTTGGAGTATTCTAAAATGGACTGTCCTAATGCTCCTAATCCAGTTGGTTCAATGTTAGAGAATGCAGGAATAAACGCAAATTCCTCTGTAATGTAACGTTTTCCAGTTTCAGACGAAACCATCCAATCTAAGAACAACTTAGCTTCTTCTATGTTTTTAGATTTTTTATTAATTGCCCAGTTGTTAGGTACACCTACTGGTAATCGGTCTGCTTCAGATCCATCACTTAATGGAATAGGTAAAAAAGCCATATTGATGTCTGGACTAATTTCATAAATCATATTTTCCGTCCAGTTGCCTTGTTGAAGCATTGCAGTTTGACCAGATGCAAATAACGTAACTTGTGAATTGTAGTCTGTCGTTAATGGATTGCTATTAGCAAATCCGATTTCAGCATCTAACACTGCTTTAAAATTTTCAAAGTGTTTATTGCCTACCATTGATTCAGTGCCGTTATAAAGACCTTCAATAAAGGCTTCAGGATCATCTTGTTGTGCAAAAGGAATGTTTAATAAATGTTGTCCGATTACCCACCACTCTGCATAACCAGCGGAGAATGGAGTAATGCCGCTATCTTTTAGTTTTTGTGATGCAGCTTGCAATTCTGAAATAGTTGTTGGTGCTTTTGTAATACCAGCTTGCTCAAATAAATCTTTATTATAAATGAAGCCATATCCTTCAAGGTTAACTGGCATACCGTATAGCTTTCCATCTTCACCTGTCATCGGTACTTTCCCGATTGGTAATAAGTTTTTCACCCAAGGTTCATTCGATAAATCAGCTAAGTGCTCTTGCCATAACTCCAACTCTTTAAAACCACCATTGTTAAAAATGTCTGGCTCTTCTCCAGAAGCAAATTTAGCTTTTAACGCAGCTCCGTAATCTGCTCCTCCCCCTACCGTTTCAAGCTTAACTTTAATAGTTGGATGCTCATCTTCAAACTCTTTAATCATCTTTTGAAGATCGTCTGCAATTTCTACTTTAAACTGAAAAAGGTTTAATGTTACAATATCGTCCTTACTACCTGGCTTATCATTATTACCAGGCGATGTAGTATTATTCGAACAACCCGCAAAAATACCAACTAACAATAATAAGGAAATCATAACTAAAGTAATACGCTTCATTTCCATATACCCCCCGTGTTTTTTTAACTAAGAAACTTTATATAAAACAGAATTAGCTATTCCTTGTACTAATTCCTGTTTATACCTACTTTATAGAACCTGCAGCAATGCCTTTAATAATATGTCTTTGTAGGAATAAGAAGAAAACGATAACAGGTGCGATACCTAACACTAATGCTGCAAGCCCCATATCCCACTGCTTTGTATATTGAGCAAAAAATGAACTAGTAGCAAGAGGAATTGTCCTTAATTCAGGACTTTGTAGAACCAGTAAAGGTAATAAGTAATCATTCCAAATCCATAAAGTATTTAAAATAATGACTGTAATTGTTATTGGTTTTAGTAATGGGAACACAATTCTCCAAAATACCCCGAATTGACTACAACCATCCATCTTTGCCGCTTCCTCAATTTCGATAGGCACCGATTTCACAAATCCATGATACAGAAATAATGAGAGTGGTACTCCAAACCCAAAGTACATTATGACAAGACCTGGGATACTATTCACTATTCCTAATGTCCCACCAAGCTTCATCAATGGAATCATGACGGTTTGAAAAGGTATTACCATTGCCGAAACTATTATTATGAAAAGAATCTTGTTAAATTTATTTGGTGTTCTAACCATTTTCCAAGCTGCCATGGAACTGATGATAACTATCCCAATATTACTTGCAACAGTTATAATTAACGAGTTCCAGAATGCCCGGGGAAAGTTTATAATGTTCCATACTTTTGAGTAGTTAGAGAATAGTACTTCTTTAGGCAAAGCTGCCGCATCGATCAATATTTCAGCAAAGCTTTTTACTGAGTTAATGATGACAAAATAAAACGGAATGAGAAACAGAATGGCAAGTAAAATGCCGAGTATTTCTAAAAGGAGGGTTTTCTTCGTATACTTCTGATTCATTACGCTTCAACCTCCCGTTTTTTCGTTATCATAACTTGCACCATTGTAAATACAGCTACAACAAGGAAGAAGATAATTGATTTCGCTGTACCTAATCCATAACGGTTATTTTGAAATGCTTCTTGATAAATGTTAATGGCAACAGACTGTGTGGAGTTAAATGGACCACCGCCAGTTAGTGAAATGTTAAGATCGAAAATTTTAAATGCCATAGAAATTGTAAGGAAGAAACAAATAGTAAACGCAGGCAATATTAACGGGATTATTATTTTGGTTATAACGGTTAAATTGGAAGCTCCATCAATTTTTGCTGCTTCAATTAACGTGTTATCTACTCCTTGAAGTGCAGCTATATAAATGACCATCATATATCCACTAATCTGCCATGCAAAAACAATGACAATTCCCCAAAATGCCGTAGTTTCATCCCCCAGCCAAGGTAACTTGAAAAATGACCAGTCTGTCAGCTCTCCTACTGCTGCAAAACCTCTTACAAAGATAAACTGCCATATGAAACCTAATAATAATCCTCCAATTACGTTAGGTATGAAGAATACTGTTCTTAACAAGTTTCTAGTTTTTAAAGCAGTATTTAATAAAAGTGCTAAACCGAAACCTATTCCGTTACTAATAATAACGGCTGCCAACATAAATCTTGTTGTAAAAAGAAAGGAATTAAAAAAGTTCGAATCATTCGTTAATATTCGTTTATAGTTTTCAAATCCTACCCATTCCACAACAGAACTTACTCCATTCCATGAAGTAAAGGAATAGTAAACACCCATAATAAATGGAATGATTTGAATGACAAAGAAAAATAGTAAAGCAGGCCCTACAAATGCTAAGTAGGAGAGTATACTTTTCCACTTTATTTTTCTTCTGACTTCATGTGATGTTTGGAGTTTCTTTTCTAATACTGTTTTATTTAGTTTTGGACTAGGATCCATCTTTTGTTCACCGCCTATTATGTAACCGCTTTCTTTCATTATAAAAAGAATGTTTAATAGATGGGGTGATTTTATTGATATAAAAGGGGGAATATTTTGATAATTTTGTTTAATAGAAGAAATTCAAAATACTTTGTAGAGTTTTTGATCCACTTTTTACTCTTTTTGCTACACCTATCCTAACTTATGATACACATGAACAGATCTATTAAAATTTAAGCACTATGTAATTTCTGGATGTCATAATTTCTTCACACATTCCATTCACATTATTTAAACGTTAGGATATAATATAGATAGTCTGTAAACATGTACATTAGTCTGAAGGAGGATTTACATATGGGAATTGGTGGATTCTTAATTCTAGGTGTTTGTTTAACTTTCTTAACAGCTATCTTCACTGCTGGATATAACGGACAACCTGGTACAAACAAAAAATAATAATATTAATAAATAAAGGGCTGTGATGAAAACCATCACAGCCCTTTATTTATACTCTTATTCTTCTGGAAACTCTAAAGAAAGGTTTGGATAATCTTGTTGGCGAAGCGCTTCATAAACTAATATTGCTGCAGTATTAGACAAGTTTAACGATCTTACGTTAGTAGTCATCGGCAAACGCAAGCAATTATCTAGATTATTTTGAATTAAGTCTTTTGGAAGCCCTGTTGTTTCTCTTCCGAAAACAAAGAAGTAATCTTTTTCTAAATTACTATAGTCAAAAGAAGTATGTGGCTTCATGCCAAACTTTGTAATAAAGAAGAATTCTGCCTCTTTATTTTTCTCAAATAACTCATCTAATGAGTCATAGTATACAACGTTTACAAATTCCCAATAGTCTAATCCTGCTCTTCGTAACATTTTATCATCAGTTGAGAATCCTAAAGGTCTAATTAGGTGTAACGTTGTATTAGTAGCTGCACAAGTACGTGCAATATTCCCTGTATTTGCTGGTATCTCTGGTTGATATAAAACTACATGTATTCCCATAATAGTCACCTCATCTGTTACTACAATTATTCACTATACAACAATACATCTATTCATTAGGATAAGCAATATTATTTTTTAACCTATGATGTGAAAGAATTTATATTTAATGTTAGGTGTATACGCTGTTGAGTCTTCGTAAGCCCAATACCTCATTCTACTGTTGGATGTGTGTGCATTCACTAGTGGCATGCCATCTTGGTCTTTAGCTACTACAAATGTATTATGATCGAACCTTCCATCACCTTGAAAATCATAGCAAATAACATCTCCGGGCATAAGTTCCCGTGCTGAACCTACTTCCTTTGACCTTAATCCTTGTTTTGCTTTCGGTAAATACCACCTTAATGCATGGGCAACGGACCAGGAGAAACTCCAATTTTGACTCCGCATCCACCAACCACTATTTCGGTTTGGATATCCAACCATTATTGCACCACCTGCATTTAAACATTGCGAAACATAATTAGTACAATCTACTTCAAACTTCTTAAATTGCGGGTTATAACTGTTCCACCATCTCTCCGCATATTTAACTGCCTCTAAGCGGTTATATTTAAATCTAATATCTCTTTCTAAAGGCTCTTCTTCCATTGATGGTAAAAGCTCAATATCATTTCCTTTTCCTTCATCTGATAGTAATATATCTCGATACAATTCCCCTTCAATAATTTCTGCTTTTCTGTGTACTACTTCTTCCTCTAAATAAAGCTTGTTCTTATGATTGATTAAATAAGTAATGTACAGTTCATAGTTTGCAACATGTTTTCCTTCTTCATTTTCAATGGAAGCTATTCGTCCCTTCGCTTTACACTTAACAATTTCAGCCCCTCTAGCCTCATGCATAGCCTTTTTAGCGATAATCGTATCTTCTACCATAATATAGCGTCCAGTTCTATTACTTTTGTATACATAGTTCTCTAATAAACCTTCTATATGATTTCTTAATAGCTCTTTGTACATGAACTTCCCCTCCCAACATACTTCTAATCTTAAATGTATGAAGGAAACATGTATTACATGTGAAACGTATGAGTTTGATGTAAAGAAAAAAGAGATGTTAAATACATCTCTTTGACTTAGTTCATTGCTTATTTTTAATGATAGAAATACCGTTTGTAATTTCTTCTAAGACTTTCTCTTCTTTTTCCACTAGTAATGCTTTTTGAAGATTTTCTATTTCTTCAAAACCACCTATTTTTGCTATTGCCCAAGCAGAGGTTCCACGGATTACTGGCCTAGTATCTTTGAATAGTAGCTCATATAAAATAGGTAAGGCTGATTCATCTTTAAAATGCGCAAGTGCTATAATGGCATTTCGTTGTATTGGTTTTTTTCCTCGCCAAGAACCGGATACATGTCCAAAATTATCTTTAAACTCTCGATTTGAAATAGTTAACAACGGTTTTAACTTTGGTTTTGCTATCTCTGGATTTGGTTCCATTTCTACATGAAGGTGGAAGTCTTTTCCTTTATTTTCAGGACAAACAGTCTGACAAGTGTCACAACCATAGAGTCTATTACCTAACTTTTTACGATATTGCTCAGGAAGAAATCCTTTTGTTTGTGTTAGGAAGGCAATGCACTTATTCGAATCCAATTGTCCACCTTGAACAAGTGCATCAGTAGGACATGCTTCCACACATTTATTACACTCTCCACAATTGTCTTCTATTGGCTTATCCGCTTCAAAAGGTATATTTGTAATAATTTCTCCTAAGTAAACGTAAGAACCAAATTCAGGCGTAATAATCGAACAGTTTTTGGCACTCCATCCTATACCCGCACGCTCAGCAACAGCTCGATCGGATAGTTCTCCAGTATCAACCATAGATTTTAACATTACTTGAGGAACTTTTTCCTTTAAAAAAGATTCTAACTTTTCCATACGATCACGTAATATGTGATGATAATCTTTGCCCCACGATGCTCTACAAAAAATGCCTCTAGGATCCTCTTTTGTACTTCGAGGTGCGTTCTTCATTTTAGAAGGATAAGCTAATGCAATGGCAATGATAGATTTTGCACCTGGAAGTAAAATGTCTGGATTTGATCTTTTCTCTATATCTTCTTCTTCAAAGCCTGATTGAAACTTATTTTCTTGCTGAATTTTTAATCGTTCTTTTAGTTCACTAAATGGCGATGCACTAGCAAACCCAATTTTATCAATTCCAATTTCTTTACTATATTTTACAATCTCGTCTTTTAATATAGAAATATTCATAACCTACACCTCCTTATTTTTAATGTAGTGAAAACTTATGATAAACTTTAAGTGGAGTTAATTTCTTCATTACAATTCGTTTATTGAAACAATTAATTTGAAAGGATGTTTCCATTTGCAATTCAACATAAATTCATCTATAAAAAATATTTTACCTGATTTTAAGATTGGTATCATACATTATGAAGATATCACAATTTCTGATTCTCCCCAAATGCTCAAAGGTAGGATAAGGTTATTTCAGGAATCTTGTCACTTAGACTTGCTTGAGCAAGAAGTTACCTCTATTTCTGGTGTTCAAGAATGGAGAAAGCTTTTCAAACAATTAGGTAAAGACCCGAACCGTTATCGTCCTTCCGTAGAAGCATTATATAGAAGATTGAAAAAGGCGCAATTCTTACCTTCTATAAATTCTTCTGTAGACCTAAATAACTTTTTCTCCCTTAAATATGAAATTCCATTTGGTATTTATGATTTAAATAAAATCATAGGAAATGTTGAATTTAGTATTGGAACCGGAAATGAAACTTACGAGGGGTTGAATGGGAACATAGTTAATCTACAAAACTTAATACATAGCGTTGATCAGGTTGGCCCTTTTGGTAGTCCTTTTATTGATAGTAAAAGAACACCTGTAACTACTGAAACAAGACAAGCTATTCATGTTATATACTTAAAACCTTCTATGAATACTTCTGAAGCCAGAAACATGCTTAATAGCATTGCTAGTATGTTTCAACAAGTTCATGGTGGTACATATGAAGTTAGTATTATTTCATAATCTGTGAAGGAATTACTTCCTTCTCCTTTTTATTTTTCTCTGATCATACTAGTTCTTCAAAGTATTCTTTTACATATGGAAAAACGCAATACTTCGTTTATAAAAACGAAACACTGCGTTGGTTAATATGTATGGAGCGGGTGATGGGAATCGAACCCACGACATCAGCTTGGAAGGCTGAGGTTTTACCATTAAACTACACCCGCATATTTTGTCGAAATTTGTCGACTATTTGACAAAAATATATAACAGGTTTTAGACCTGTTACAATGTTGTTCATGATACCGATGGTCGGGGTCGAACCGACACTCCAGAAGGAACGCGATTTTGAGTCGCGCGCGTCTGCCAATTCCGCCACACCGGCTTGACAGTATCTTATAGTTAAGTAATAAGTTTGTTTTTTAGGATGCTTATTTTCGCTTAGCGAAAAAAGCTTGGTGCCGAGGACCGGAATCGAACCGGTACGGTAGTCACCTACCGCAGGATTTTAAGTCCTGTGCGTCTGCCAGTTCCGCCACCCCGGCAAGGGTTAAGTGTTGGCAATATAGTGGAGGCGGCAACCGGATTCGAACCGGTGGTAAAGGTTTTGCAGACCTCTGCCTTACCACTTGGCTATGCCGCCTAATAAAATAAATGGAGCGGAAGACGGGATTCGAACCCGCGACCCCCACCTTGGCAAGGTGGTGTTCTACCACTGAACTACTTCCGCAAATGGCTGGGCTAGCTGGATTCGAACCAACGCATGTCGCAGTCAAAGTGCGATGCCTTACCGCTTGGCTATAGCCCAATGAAGTATTTCATATATATCTATCTATCTTTATTAGGTTGTTTTATAAATTTTATGGGGCGAATGATGGGAATCGAACCCACGAATGCCTGAACCACAATCAGGTGCGTTAACCACTTCGCCACACCCGCCATATTAAAATTTATTGGCAGGGGCAGTAGGAATCGAACCCACACCGGAGGTTTTGGAGACCTCTGTTCTACCGTTAAACTATGCCCCTATGATTAAAAATGTTACTGTTTTTATAAAAATAAGTGGTGGAGGGGGGCAGATTCGAACTGCCGAACCCAAAGGAGCGGATTTACAGTCCGCCGCGTTTAGCCACTTCGCTACCCCTCCGACTTAATGGTGCCGGCGATAGGAGTCGAACCCACGACCTACTGATTACAAGTCAGTTGCTCTACCAACTGAGCTACACCGGCATTATTATATTAAAATAAGTGGTGGCTCGGGACGGAATCGAACCGCCGACACATGGATTTTCAGTCCATTGCTCTACCAACTGAGCTACCGAGCCAAAATATGGCGGTCCCGACCGGGATCGAACCGGCGATCTCCTGCGTGACAGGCAGGCATGTTAACCGCTACACCACGGGACCTTGGTTGCGGGGGCAGGATTTGAACCTACGACCTTCGGGTTATGAGCCCGACGAGCTACCAGACTGCTCCACCCCGCGATAATATTATAGGTAGTTAATTTCACTAGCGTGAGTAAAGGAAGATTATTTTCACTAGCGTGAAAAAATCTTGGTGGAGGATGACGGGATCGAACCGCCGACCCCCTGCTTGTAAGGCAGGTGCTCTCCCAGCTGAGCTAATCCTCCATATAAAGGCTAGTTCTTTACATTGAAAAAAAGTTTGGTGACCCGTACGGGATTCGAACCCGTGTTACCGCCGTGAAAGGGCGGTGTCTTAACCGCTTGACCAACGGGCCGTTATATTAGATAGAATGGCGGAGAGCAAGGGATTTGAACCCTTGAGACGGCGTTGACCGTCTACACGATTTCCAATCGTGCTCCTTCGGCCACTCGGACAGCTCTCCATAATGGCTCCACCAGTAGGATTCGAACCTACGACCCTTCGGTTAACAGCCGAATGCTCTACCGCTGAGCTATGGTGGAATAAAGGATATATAGCCTGGCAACGTCCTACTCTCGCAGGGGGACAGCCCCCAACTACCATCGGCGCTGAAGAGCTTAACTTCCGTGTTCGGTATGGGAACGGGTGTGGCCTCTTCGCCATCATTACCAGACATTTTTCAAAGACAAATATTATTATAATATATCTTTGAAGAAAATCAAGTGTTTTTTCACACTTTTTTTATATTCCTTCAAAACTAGATAACATATTTTCATATCAAGAAAGTGATTGTATCGTTCTAATTTGGTTAAGTCCTCGATCTATTAGTATTCGTCAGCTACACGTGTCGCCACGCTTCCACCTCGAACCTATCTACCTGCTTATCTTTCAGGGATCTTACTAGCTTGCTCTAAAGGAAATCTCATCTTGAGGGGGGCTTCATGCGTAGATGCTTTCAGCACTTATCCCGTCCGCACGTAGCTACCCAGCTATGCCTTTGGCAAGACAACTGGTACACCAGCGGTGCGTCCATCCCGGTCCTCTCGTACTAAGGACAGCTCCTCTCAAATTTCCTGCGCCCACGACGGATAGGGACCGAACTGTCTCACGACGTTCTGAACCCAGCTCGCGTACCGCTTTAATGGGCGAACAGCCCAACCCTTGGGACCGACTACAGCCCCAGGATGCGATGAGCCGACATCGAGGTGCCAAACCTCCCCGTCGATGTGGACTCTTGGGGGAGCTAAGCCTGTTATCCCCGGGGTAGCTTTTATCCGTTGAGCGATGGCCCTTCCATGCGGAACCACCGGATCACTAAGCCCGACTTTCGTCCCTGCTCGACTTGTAGGTCTCGCAGTCAAGCTCCCTTGTGCCTTTACCCTCTACGAATGATTTCCAACCATTCTGAGGGACCCTTTGGGCGCCTCCGTTACTCTTTAGGAGGCGACCGCCCCAGTCAAACTGCCCACCTGACACTGTCTCCCACCCCGATTAGGGGTGCGGGTTAGAATTTCAATACAGCCAGGGTACTATCCCACCGACGCCTCCACCGAAGCTAGCGCTCCGGCTTCTCAGGCTCCTACCTATCCTGTACAAGCTGTACCAAAATTCAATATCAGGCTACAGTAAAGCTCCACGGGGTCTTTCCGTCCTGTCGCGGGTAACCTGCATCTTCACAGGTACTATAATTTCACCGAGTCTCTGGTTGAGACAGTGCCCAGATCGTTACGCCTTTCGTGCGGGTCGAAACTTACCCGACAAGGAATTTCGCTACCTTAGGACCGTTATAGTTACGGCCGCCGTTTACTGGGGCTTCGGTTCAAAGCTTCGCTTGCGCTAACCTCTCCCCTTAACCTTCCAGCACCGGGCAGGCGTCAGC is drawn from Bacillus alkalisoli and contains these coding sequences:
- a CDS encoding carbohydrate ABC transporter permease, encoding MDPSPKLNKTVLEKKLQTSHEVRRKIKWKSILSYLAFVGPALLFFFVIQIIPFIMGVYYSFTSWNGVSSVVEWVGFENYKRILTNDSNFFNSFLFTTRFMLAAVIISNGIGFGLALLLNTALKTRNLLRTVFFIPNVIGGLLLGFIWQFIFVRGFAAVGELTDWSFFKLPWLGDETTAFWGIVIVFAWQISGYMMVIYIAALQGVDNTLIEAAKIDGASNLTVITKIIIPLILPAFTICFFLTISMAFKIFDLNISLTGGGPFNSTQSVAINIYQEAFQNNRYGLGTAKSIIFFLVVAVFTMVQVMITKKREVEA
- the queG gene encoding tRNA epoxyqueuosine(34) reductase QueG — encoded protein: MNISILKDEIVKYSKEIGIDKIGFASASPFSELKERLKIQQENKFQSGFEEEDIEKRSNPDILLPGAKSIIAIALAYPSKMKNAPRSTKEDPRGIFCRASWGKDYHHILRDRMEKLESFLKEKVPQVMLKSMVDTGELSDRAVAERAGIGWSAKNCSIITPEFGSYVYLGEIITNIPFEADKPIEDNCGECNKCVEACPTDALVQGGQLDSNKCIAFLTQTKGFLPEQYRKKLGNRLYGCDTCQTVCPENKGKDFHLHVEMEPNPEIAKPKLKPLLTISNREFKDNFGHVSGSWRGKKPIQRNAIIALAHFKDESALPILYELLFKDTRPVIRGTSAWAIAKIGGFEEIENLQKALLVEKEEKVLEEITNGISIIKNKQ
- a CDS encoding ABC transporter substrate-binding protein gives rise to the protein MKRITLVMISLLLLVGIFAGCSNNTTSPGNNDKPGSKDDIVTLNLFQFKVEIADDLQKMIKEFEDEHPTIKVKLETVGGGADYGAALKAKFASGEEPDIFNNGGFKELELWQEHLADLSNEPWVKNLLPIGKVPMTGEDGKLYGMPVNLEGYGFIYNKDLFEQAGITKAPTTISELQAASQKLKDSGITPFSAGYAEWWVIGQHLLNIPFAQQDDPEAFIEGLYNGTESMVGNKHFENFKAVLDAEIGFANSNPLTTDYNSQVTLFASGQTAMLQQGNWTENMIYEISPDINMAFLPIPLSDGSEADRLPVGVPNNWAINKKSKNIEEAKLFLDWMVSSETGKRYITEEFAFIPAFSNIEPTGLGALGQSILEYSKEDKTVPWTWFMWPDGANKEFASTIQEYAAGRIDYDTVLQRFQNSWDNLK
- a CDS encoding amidase domain-containing protein; its protein translation is MYKELLRNHIEGLLENYVYKSNRTGRYIMVEDTIIAKKAMHEARGAEIVKCKAKGRIASIENEEGKHVANYELYITYLINHKNKLYLEEEVVHRKAEIIEGELYRDILLSDEGKGNDIELLPSMEEEPLERDIRFKYNRLEAVKYAERWWNSYNPQFKKFEVDCTNYVSQCLNAGGAIMVGYPNRNSGWWMRSQNWSFSWSVAHALRWYLPKAKQGLRSKEVGSARELMPGDVICYDFQGDGRFDHNTFVVAKDQDGMPLVNAHTSNSRMRYWAYEDSTAYTPNIKYKFFHIIG
- a CDS encoding B3/B4 domain-containing protein, which encodes MQFNINSSIKNILPDFKIGIIHYEDITISDSPQMLKGRIRLFQESCHLDLLEQEVTSISGVQEWRKLFKQLGKDPNRYRPSVEALYRRLKKAQFLPSINSSVDLNNFFSLKYEIPFGIYDLNKIIGNVEFSIGTGNETYEGLNGNIVNLQNLIHSVDQVGPFGSPFIDSKRTPVTTETRQAIHVIYLKPSMNTSEARNMLNSIASMFQQVHGGTYEVSIIS
- the trmL gene encoding tRNA (uridine(34)/cytosine(34)/5-carboxymethylaminomethyluridine(34)-2'-O)-methyltransferase TrmL — its product is MGIHVVLYQPEIPANTGNIARTCAATNTTLHLIRPLGFSTDDKMLRRAGLDYWEFVNVVYYDSLDELFEKNKEAEFFFITKFGMKPHTSFDYSNLEKDYFFVFGRETTGLPKDLIQNNLDNCLRLPMTTNVRSLNLSNTAAILVYEALRQQDYPNLSLEFPEE
- a CDS encoding carbohydrate ABC transporter permease, with product MNQKYTKKTLLLEILGILLAILFLIPFYFVIINSVKSFAEILIDAAALPKEVLFSNYSKVWNIINFPRAFWNSLIITVASNIGIVIISSMAAWKMVRTPNKFNKILFIIIVSAMVIPFQTVMIPLMKLGGTLGIVNSIPGLVIMYFGFGVPLSLFLYHGFVKSVPIEIEEAAKMDGCSQFGVFWRIVFPLLKPITITVIILNTLWIWNDYLLPLLVLQSPELRTIPLATSSFFAQYTKQWDMGLAALVLGIAPVIVFFLFLQRHIIKGIAAGSIK